In one window of Gymnogyps californianus isolate 813 chromosome 7, ASM1813914v2, whole genome shotgun sequence DNA:
- the DYNC1I2 gene encoding cytoplasmic dynein 1 intermediate chain 2 isoform X1 codes for MPFENQHVSAMSDKSELKAELERKKQRLAQIREEKKRKEEERKKKETDQKKEVLPVQEESDLEKKRREAEALLQSMGLTPESPVVPPPTSPSSKSVSTPSEAGSQDSGDGAVGSRTLHWDTDPSVLQLHSDSDLGRGPVKLGMAKITQVDFPPREIVTYTKETQTPVMTQPKEDEEDEDDVVAPKPLVEPEEEKTLKKEEEEEAAPHELTEEEKQQILHSEEFLSFFDHSTRIVERALSEQINIFFDYSGRDLEDKEGEIQAGAKLSLNRQFFDERWSKHRVVSCLDWSSQYPELLVASYNNNEDAPHEPDGVALVWNMKYKKTTPEYVFHCQSAVMSATFAKFHPNLVVGGTYSGQIVLWDNRSNKRTPVQRTPLSAAAHTHPVYCVNVVGTQNAHNLISISTDGKICSWSLDMLSQPQDSMELVHKQSKAVAVTCMSFPIGDVNNFVVGSEEGSVYTACRHGSKAGISEMFEGHQGPITGINCHAAVGPVDFSHLFVTSSFDWTVKLWTTKNNKPLYSFEDNSDYVYDVMWSPTHPALFACVDGMGRLDLWNLNNDTEVPTASITVEGNPALNRVRWTHSGREIAVGDSEGQIVIYDVGEQIAIPRSDEWTRFGRTLAEINANRADAEEEAATRIPA; via the exons ATGCCATTTGAAAACCAACa TGTTTCAGCCATGTCTGACAAAAGTGAACTGAAGGCGGAGTTGGAGCGCAAGAAGCAGCGATTAGCTCAAatcagagaggagaagaaaagaaaggaggaagaaagaaagaaaaaagaa actGATCAGAAGAAAGAAGTTCTTCCTGTACAAGAAGAATCTGATcttgaaaagaagagaagagaagctgaagcaTTACTTCAGAGCATGGGGTTGACACCTGAGTCGCCTGTTG TCCCTCCTCCTACCTCTCCGTCTTCCAAATCTGTGAGTACGCCAAGTGAGGCTGGAAGCCAGGACTCTGGTGATGGCGCTGTTGGATCTAG GACGCTGCATTGGGATACTGATCCATCAGTTCTTCAGCTCCACTCTGATTCCGATCTGGG acGTGGACCTGTTAAACTTGGAATGGCCAAAATAACACAAGTTGACTTTCCTCCTCGAGAAATTGTTACATATACAAAGGAGACGCAAACACCAGTTATGACTCAGCCAAAGGAAG atgaggaagatgaagatgatgTGGTTGCACCAAAACCGTTAGTTGAacctgaggaagaaaaaaccttaaaaaaagaggaggaggaagaag CTGCCCCTCATGAacttacagaagaggaaaaacaacaaattttgcattctgaagaatttttaagtttctttgaCCACTCCACAAGGATTGTCGAAAGAGCCCTTTCTGAGcaaatcaacattttctttgactACAGTGGAAGAGACTTAGAAGACAAAGAAGG AGAGATTCAAGCAGGAGCAAAACTGTCCTTAAATAGGCAGTTTTTTGATGAACGTTGGTCAAAGCATCGTGTTGTCAGTTGTTTGGACTGGTCATCTCAG TACCCAGAATTACTTGTAGCCTCTTACAACAACAATGAGGATGCACCTCATGAGCCCGATGGGGTGGCCCTTGTATGGAATATGAAGTACAAGAAAACTACCCCAGAGTATGTCTTTCACTGCCAG tcagCAGTGATGTCAGCTACATTTGCAAAATTTCATCCCAATCTGGTGGTTGGTGGCACGTACTCAGGCCAAATAGTGCTCTGGGATAATCGCAGCAATAAGAGAACCCCAGTGCAGAGAACTCcactttcagctgctgctcacACG CACCCAGTGTACTGTGTAAATGTTGTTGGGACCCAGAATGCTCATAATTTGATTAGTATCTCAACTGATGGGAAAATATGCTCTTGGAGTCTGGACATGCTTTCCCAACCGCAG GATAGCATGGAGCTGGTTCACAAACAGTCCAAGGCTGTGGCTGTTACCTGCATGTCCTTCCCTATTGGAGATGTCAACAACTTCGTTGTTGGCAGTGAAGAAGGCTCAGTGTACACTGCATGCCGTCATGGCAG CAAAGCTGGAATCAGTGAGATGTTTGAAGGACACCAGGGACCAATCACAGGTATCAACTGCCATGCAGCAGTTGGACCTGTAGACTTCTCACATCTTTTTGTCACCTCTTCTTTTGACTGGACAGTAAAGCTTTGGACAACTAAG aaTAACAAACCTCTCTACTCCTTTGAAGACAACTCAGATTATGTTTATGATGTGATGTGGTCTCCAACTCACCCTGCCTTGTTTGCCTGTGTGGATGGGATGGGCAGACTTGACCTGTGGAATCTCAACAATGATACTGAG GTGCCAACTGCAAGCATTACTGTGGAGGGCAATCCTGCTCTGAACCGTGTGAGATGGACGCATTCTGGGAGGGAGATTGCTGTAGGTGATTCAGAGGGACAAATAGTTATATATGACGTGGGAGAG CAAATTGCCATTCCTCGCAGTGATGAGTGGACTCGATTTGGTCGAACACTGGCAGAAATAAATGCTAACAGAGCTGACGCGGAAGAGGAAGCTGCCACCCGCATACCGGCGTAG
- the DYNC1I2 gene encoding cytoplasmic dynein 1 intermediate chain 2 isoform X2 produces the protein MPFENQHVSAMSDKSELKAELERKKQRLAQIREEKKRKEEERKKKETDQKKEVLPVQEESDLEKKRREAEALLQSMGLTPESPVVPPPTSPSSKSVSTPSEAGSQDSGDGAVGSRRGPVKLGMAKITQVDFPPREIVTYTKETQTPVMTQPKEDEEDEDDVVAPKPLVEPEEEKTLKKEEEEEAAPHELTEEEKQQILHSEEFLSFFDHSTRIVERALSEQINIFFDYSGRDLEDKEGEIQAGAKLSLNRQFFDERWSKHRVVSCLDWSSQYPELLVASYNNNEDAPHEPDGVALVWNMKYKKTTPEYVFHCQSAVMSATFAKFHPNLVVGGTYSGQIVLWDNRSNKRTPVQRTPLSAAAHTHPVYCVNVVGTQNAHNLISISTDGKICSWSLDMLSQPQDSMELVHKQSKAVAVTCMSFPIGDVNNFVVGSEEGSVYTACRHGSKAGISEMFEGHQGPITGINCHAAVGPVDFSHLFVTSSFDWTVKLWTTKNNKPLYSFEDNSDYVYDVMWSPTHPALFACVDGMGRLDLWNLNNDTEVPTASITVEGNPALNRVRWTHSGREIAVGDSEGQIVIYDVGEQIAIPRSDEWTRFGRTLAEINANRADAEEEAATRIPA, from the exons ATGCCATTTGAAAACCAACa TGTTTCAGCCATGTCTGACAAAAGTGAACTGAAGGCGGAGTTGGAGCGCAAGAAGCAGCGATTAGCTCAAatcagagaggagaagaaaagaaaggaggaagaaagaaagaaaaaagaa actGATCAGAAGAAAGAAGTTCTTCCTGTACAAGAAGAATCTGATcttgaaaagaagagaagagaagctgaagcaTTACTTCAGAGCATGGGGTTGACACCTGAGTCGCCTGTTG TCCCTCCTCCTACCTCTCCGTCTTCCAAATCTGTGAGTACGCCAAGTGAGGCTGGAAGCCAGGACTCTGGTGATGGCGCTGTTGGATCTAG acGTGGACCTGTTAAACTTGGAATGGCCAAAATAACACAAGTTGACTTTCCTCCTCGAGAAATTGTTACATATACAAAGGAGACGCAAACACCAGTTATGACTCAGCCAAAGGAAG atgaggaagatgaagatgatgTGGTTGCACCAAAACCGTTAGTTGAacctgaggaagaaaaaaccttaaaaaaagaggaggaggaagaag CTGCCCCTCATGAacttacagaagaggaaaaacaacaaattttgcattctgaagaatttttaagtttctttgaCCACTCCACAAGGATTGTCGAAAGAGCCCTTTCTGAGcaaatcaacattttctttgactACAGTGGAAGAGACTTAGAAGACAAAGAAGG AGAGATTCAAGCAGGAGCAAAACTGTCCTTAAATAGGCAGTTTTTTGATGAACGTTGGTCAAAGCATCGTGTTGTCAGTTGTTTGGACTGGTCATCTCAG TACCCAGAATTACTTGTAGCCTCTTACAACAACAATGAGGATGCACCTCATGAGCCCGATGGGGTGGCCCTTGTATGGAATATGAAGTACAAGAAAACTACCCCAGAGTATGTCTTTCACTGCCAG tcagCAGTGATGTCAGCTACATTTGCAAAATTTCATCCCAATCTGGTGGTTGGTGGCACGTACTCAGGCCAAATAGTGCTCTGGGATAATCGCAGCAATAAGAGAACCCCAGTGCAGAGAACTCcactttcagctgctgctcacACG CACCCAGTGTACTGTGTAAATGTTGTTGGGACCCAGAATGCTCATAATTTGATTAGTATCTCAACTGATGGGAAAATATGCTCTTGGAGTCTGGACATGCTTTCCCAACCGCAG GATAGCATGGAGCTGGTTCACAAACAGTCCAAGGCTGTGGCTGTTACCTGCATGTCCTTCCCTATTGGAGATGTCAACAACTTCGTTGTTGGCAGTGAAGAAGGCTCAGTGTACACTGCATGCCGTCATGGCAG CAAAGCTGGAATCAGTGAGATGTTTGAAGGACACCAGGGACCAATCACAGGTATCAACTGCCATGCAGCAGTTGGACCTGTAGACTTCTCACATCTTTTTGTCACCTCTTCTTTTGACTGGACAGTAAAGCTTTGGACAACTAAG aaTAACAAACCTCTCTACTCCTTTGAAGACAACTCAGATTATGTTTATGATGTGATGTGGTCTCCAACTCACCCTGCCTTGTTTGCCTGTGTGGATGGGATGGGCAGACTTGACCTGTGGAATCTCAACAATGATACTGAG GTGCCAACTGCAAGCATTACTGTGGAGGGCAATCCTGCTCTGAACCGTGTGAGATGGACGCATTCTGGGAGGGAGATTGCTGTAGGTGATTCAGAGGGACAAATAGTTATATATGACGTGGGAGAG CAAATTGCCATTCCTCGCAGTGATGAGTGGACTCGATTTGGTCGAACACTGGCAGAAATAAATGCTAACAGAGCTGACGCGGAAGAGGAAGCTGCCACCCGCATACCGGCGTAG